Proteins co-encoded in one Haloarcula pelagica genomic window:
- a CDS encoding alpha/beta fold hydrolase produces the protein MATTNSIDSSEIAYERHGDGQPLICLHGGMAPRQYWQPVVPHFEEYAAVIPQRPGFGTCLDDPEETSAEDVLHREVQYVRSLVDAIDGDPILFGHSFGALTAVEAATEAAVDAVIAYEPAVLPEGYRQQANLADRMAKLLDEGEREEAVKRYVEQVLHPDGIDNLDGWLAEWPVWPGCVELAEEVVRMNRAVEQYQLPDTLDVTGPVLVLTGTNGPDFLRESARNVHKALPHSRLVEFDGVSHSGPGEAPERIAAEADAFLNR, from the coding sequence ATGGCGACGACCAATTCCATAGATAGCTCGGAGATAGCTTACGAACGACACGGCGACGGACAACCACTGATCTGCCTTCACGGCGGAATGGCTCCGCGGCAGTACTGGCAGCCAGTCGTGCCACATTTCGAAGAGTACGCCGCCGTGATTCCACAGCGGCCGGGCTTTGGCACGTGCCTCGACGACCCAGAGGAGACGAGTGCCGAGGATGTACTGCACCGAGAGGTCCAGTACGTCCGCAGCCTCGTCGACGCCATCGACGGTGATCCAATTCTCTTCGGTCACTCGTTCGGTGCGCTGACGGCAGTCGAAGCGGCAACCGAGGCAGCCGTCGATGCAGTTATCGCGTACGAACCGGCTGTGCTCCCAGAGGGCTACCGGCAGCAGGCGAATCTCGCCGACCGAATGGCGAAACTCCTCGACGAGGGCGAACGAGAAGAAGCTGTGAAACGATACGTCGAACAGGTCCTGCACCCCGATGGAATCGACAACCTTGATGGCTGGTTGGCCGAGTGGCCGGTCTGGCCCGGCTGTGTGGAACTCGCCGAAGAGGTTGTCCGGATGAATCGTGCCGTCGAACAGTACCAGCTTCCGGACACGCTCGATGTCACGGGGCCCGTGCTCGTGCTGACGGGGACGAACGGACCGGATTTCCTCCGCGAGAGCGCTCGCAACGTCCACAAGGCGTTGCCACACAGCCGCTTGGTCGAATTCGACGGTGTCAGCCACAGCGGGCCAGGTGAAGCACCGGAACGAATCGCAGCGGAAGCCGATGCGTTCCTCAATAGATAG
- a CDS encoding toxin-antitoxin system TumE family protein: MEPTADDLDGYDNATVYEDGTVIRVSIRRTDDDAYPSGWRYTLHYGALTAGSETLDDGTIRRYDNSHEDTKGHELHVAPDPEPEFVEFPGIEDLYERFWDEIPKPRFGPSDDNGDTND, translated from the coding sequence ATGGAACCAACGGCCGACGATCTCGATGGATACGACAACGCTACAGTGTACGAAGATGGGACCGTCATTCGCGTGTCGATCCGGCGGACGGACGACGATGCCTATCCATCGGGATGGCGATACACGCTTCACTACGGAGCGCTGACCGCCGGTTCCGAGACACTCGACGACGGGACGATCCGTCGCTACGATAACTCACACGAGGATACGAAAGGCCACGAATTACACGTCGCTCCCGACCCGGAACCCGAGTTCGTCGAGTTCCCTGGCATCGAGGACCTTTACGAACGGTTCTGGGACGAGATTCCGAAGCCAAGATTCGGTCCATCCGACGACAACGGTGATACCAATGACTGA
- a CDS encoding DUF6498-containing protein, whose protein sequence is MKRRERVSPLTSSPVGAISLTGANLLPLVGVLLWEWSLWSLLVIYWAEAFSAVVLAALKILFAERGSPSVAGQMEPLRELREKRGGWVIRGSWPPVYPRNIPFALSLVGGWFVTVFPVSIAYWLSVDAPPVLTLNLLCGLGTLVVAQGVDFVAEYIHRERYTDVSAREIMRTPAQLTALLLPLALFATDGGRTGGLVILVGVVLGKSSASLYRFYVEHIGTPVLGTGDWFEAEENLSEPPPEIELPDDAVQARVSVSAKSVLLGSLWAIAYGFANRLGLGSLVVTGFATIARDPVWMAIGLVGVGVIVATRVLSYFFRYGTIEYQRRGNHLVAYDKLLAAPQWCLTVDSSTTFSVKNAIADRLLDTGTLTISSGGEQEDVQIGPVADIDRVVETLGLPVEETARPDRDPVVIGAASVLMLCFAAVPAGLFFSSQITDAMAGAITVVFAPFFLLPVGVLLWAALSRI, encoded by the coding sequence GTGAAAAGACGCGAGCGAGTCTCACCGCTGACCAGTTCACCTGTTGGTGCAATCAGTCTCACAGGGGCGAATCTCCTTCCTCTCGTCGGTGTCCTCCTCTGGGAGTGGAGCCTCTGGTCCTTGTTGGTCATCTACTGGGCTGAAGCGTTCAGTGCAGTCGTCTTGGCCGCACTCAAGATTCTGTTTGCCGAGCGTGGCTCGCCGAGTGTGGCCGGTCAGATGGAGCCATTACGCGAACTCAGAGAGAAGCGGGGTGGCTGGGTAATTCGGGGCTCGTGGCCACCGGTCTATCCACGAAACATCCCGTTTGCGCTCTCACTGGTCGGAGGCTGGTTCGTTACGGTCTTTCCAGTAAGTATTGCGTATTGGCTGTCAGTAGACGCCCCGCCGGTGCTCACACTCAATCTTCTCTGTGGCCTCGGAACGCTCGTGGTTGCGCAGGGAGTTGACTTCGTCGCCGAGTACATCCATCGAGAGCGGTATACCGACGTCTCCGCCCGAGAGATAATGCGAACCCCTGCACAGCTCACGGCCCTATTGTTGCCGCTCGCGTTGTTTGCAACTGACGGCGGTCGGACGGGCGGGCTGGTGATTCTCGTCGGCGTGGTTCTTGGGAAATCTTCTGCGTCGCTATACCGATTCTACGTCGAACATATCGGGACACCAGTGCTTGGAACCGGTGACTGGTTCGAGGCCGAGGAGAATTTGAGCGAGCCACCGCCAGAAATTGAACTTCCTGACGATGCTGTCCAGGCGCGAGTCAGCGTCAGTGCGAAGTCAGTGTTGCTGGGGAGTCTCTGGGCAATCGCCTACGGCTTCGCGAACCGTCTAGGGCTTGGGTCACTCGTCGTCACGGGATTCGCGACCATCGCTCGAGACCCGGTGTGGATGGCTATCGGGCTCGTTGGAGTCGGTGTCATCGTGGCCACACGGGTACTCAGCTACTTCTTCCGGTACGGGACAATTGAGTACCAGCGCCGAGGCAATCATCTCGTTGCATACGACAAGCTGCTTGCGGCACCACAGTGGTGTTTGACAGTCGATTCCTCGACGACGTTCTCGGTGAAAAACGCAATCGCTGACCGCTTGCTCGACACGGGGACACTGACGATATCCAGTGGGGGTGAGCAAGAGGATGTGCAGATAGGTCCAGTCGCAGACATCGACCGTGTCGTCGAGACGCTCGGGCTCCCTGTCGAAGAAACGGCACGACCGGACCGCGACCCTGTAGTGATAGGTGCCGCGAGTGTTCTGATGTTGTGTTTCGCGGCTGTGCCCGCAGGGCTGTTTTTCAGCTCCCAGATTACCGACGCGATGGCAGGTGCGATTACCGTCGTGTTCGCTCCCTTCTTCCTACTCCCAGTCGGTGTGCTCCTCTGGGCGGCACTCTCGCGAATATGA
- a CDS encoding serine hydrolase domain-containing protein, whose protein sequence is MAKRIGTTTPGAAVAIVSGDRPVLTKGYGAADVDADVPVRADETVFRVGSVGKLATYTAVMQGVERGVLDLDADVNSYLGDSAVTVPDTYDEPVTLRYLGTHTAGFESTLDPDIVADPAAVDSLGTVLSEQQRSRICPPGELVGYSNYGAALAGHVVAQAHETTFEEYVQSELFGPLGMTHSTFAQPIPDDQPGNLATPHVRDDGAFTPADDVYINMRPAGSLSATATDMASFISAHLGNGAVGDVRILDAETAETMHSRHHVRHPAVTNWRYGFHEYGNPDANCIAHSGATINFTSYLLLAPDHDVGVFVAYNSNPSDGPKAVVDEIVAEYDLQPEPATPTPTSRPGSPERAETVAGEYSLSSLPQSGPLQVADRLAHLTVEPATDGRLQTRTLEGDTRKWVETEPYVYEEVGGQDVLAFELTDGDVDVLNMSSEPTGVYQPVPFQERQLVTGAVLGTAVSGFGLSLVGWAGQSAWRRLTQNVTQDTQRMENEA, encoded by the coding sequence ATGGCCAAGCGAATCGGGACCACGACGCCGGGAGCCGCTGTCGCCATCGTCTCCGGAGACAGACCCGTTCTGACCAAAGGATACGGCGCTGCTGACGTCGACGCAGACGTTCCGGTTCGGGCTGACGAGACGGTGTTCCGGGTCGGTTCGGTCGGGAAGCTCGCCACCTACACTGCTGTCATGCAGGGTGTCGAACGTGGCGTTCTCGATCTCGATGCTGACGTCAACAGCTATCTCGGCGACTCCGCTGTCACGGTCCCAGACACCTACGACGAGCCAGTGACGCTCCGGTACCTCGGTACGCACACCGCAGGGTTCGAGTCGACGCTCGACCCCGACATCGTCGCCGACCCAGCCGCGGTCGACTCGCTGGGAACCGTACTGTCCGAGCAGCAGCGCTCGCGTATCTGTCCGCCCGGAGAACTCGTCGGCTACTCGAACTACGGCGCAGCGCTCGCCGGACATGTGGTCGCCCAGGCCCACGAGACGACCTTCGAGGAGTACGTGCAGTCCGAACTCTTCGGCCCGCTCGGGATGACCCACAGCACGTTCGCCCAGCCCATCCCCGATGACCAGCCCGGCAACCTCGCTACACCGCACGTCCGTGACGATGGAGCGTTTACGCCTGCGGACGACGTGTACATCAACATGCGTCCTGCGGGCTCGCTGAGTGCAACGGCAACGGACATGGCGTCGTTCATCAGCGCACACCTCGGGAACGGCGCAGTCGGGGATGTGCGGATACTCGACGCAGAGACAGCCGAGACGATGCACAGTCGCCACCATGTGCGCCACCCCGCAGTCACGAATTGGCGGTACGGCTTCCACGAGTACGGGAATCCGGATGCCAACTGTATCGCCCACTCGGGCGCGACCATCAACTTCACGAGCTACCTCCTGCTCGCACCGGACCACGACGTCGGGGTTTTCGTCGCCTACAACAGTAACCCGAGTGACGGGCCGAAGGCTGTCGTCGACGAAATCGTCGCGGAGTACGACCTGCAGCCGGAACCCGCGACGCCAACACCGACGTCGAGACCGGGAAGCCCGGAGCGCGCAGAAACCGTCGCTGGCGAGTACAGCCTCTCGTCGCTCCCACAGAGCGGCCCGCTGCAGGTCGCCGATCGACTTGCGCACCTGACCGTCGAACCCGCAACTGACGGTCGCCTGCAAACGAGAACCCTCGAAGGAGACACCAGAAAATGGGTCGAGACCGAGCCGTACGTGTACGAGGAGGTCGGTGGGCAGGATGTCCTCGCATTCGAGCTTACCGATGGCGACGTGGACGTGCTGAATATGAGTAGCGAACCGACTGGCGTCTATCAGCCGGTGCCGTTTCAGGAACGCCAGCTCGTCACCGGGGCTGTCCTCGGGACGGCAGTATCTGGCTTTGGACTCTCGCTTGTCGGCTGGGCCGGCCAGAGTGCCTGGCGTCGGCTGACGCAGAATGTCACCCAGGATACCCAACGCATGGAGAACGAAGCATGA
- a CDS encoding type II toxin-antitoxin system HicB family antitoxin — protein sequence MATVSAPDGVEFVEEDDGRVTARHLESGVASFGDTEAEALRQLADALDSHRGEGDPIDDPEAYLREQGIDVEIGEAGPPPWE from the coding sequence ATGGCAACTGTATCCGCCCCTGACGGTGTCGAGTTCGTCGAGGAGGACGACGGCCGGGTGACGGCCCGACACCTGGAGTCGGGCGTTGCGTCGTTCGGCGACACTGAGGCGGAGGCGCTTCGACAGCTCGCCGACGCACTAGATTCACACCGCGGCGAGGGCGACCCCATCGACGATCCCGAGGCGTATCTCCGGGAGCAGGGTATCGACGTCGAGATTGGCGAGGCCGGCCCGCCGCCGTGGGAATAG
- a CDS encoding ATP-binding cassette domain-containing protein produces the protein MALQQAPHRSDTETDSSKRHTAIGAEDVHVTYDDGTEAVQGVSLDVEDGEFFGFLGPNGAGKTTTIKTLVTLLHPTEGSVRINGYDTKTQPQAVRESIGYMAQETSIDFELTPRENLRVACRMYGVPSEDREGRIEELLDLVDLQDVADKRAETFSGGMQKRLDTATVLVHRPPVVFLDEPTTGLDPEARLRVWNYFEKINDRGTTVFLTTQYLEEANELCDRLAILQDGQITHTGTPDELKSAIGTETVTLTLQDPSEANQRRAMDTVRRLSTLDAVAIERTADGLTIEADNVRSVTSDLFTELAAATITITDFDIQSPTLDDVFLTLAGEDDVGANGAASDAVRAQEASR, from the coding sequence ATGGCATTGCAACAGGCACCACACCGATCCGATACCGAGACGGACTCCTCGAAGCGTCACACTGCTATCGGCGCCGAGGATGTCCACGTAACGTACGATGATGGCACCGAAGCCGTACAGGGCGTCTCGCTCGACGTCGAAGACGGCGAGTTCTTCGGCTTTCTGGGCCCGAACGGGGCCGGCAAGACCACGACTATCAAGACCCTCGTCACGCTGTTGCACCCGACCGAGGGATCGGTCCGAATCAACGGCTACGACACGAAGACGCAACCACAGGCTGTGCGCGAATCCATCGGCTACATGGCTCAGGAAACGAGTATCGACTTCGAACTCACACCGCGGGAGAACCTGCGCGTCGCCTGTCGGATGTACGGCGTTCCCAGCGAAGACCGCGAGGGGCGAATCGAGGAACTGCTTGACCTCGTCGACTTGCAAGATGTTGCAGACAAGCGAGCAGAGACGTTCTCGGGCGGTATGCAGAAGCGCCTCGATACCGCGACTGTCCTCGTCCATCGCCCACCCGTGGTGTTCCTCGACGAGCCCACAACCGGTCTCGACCCAGAAGCACGGCTCCGGGTCTGGAACTACTTCGAGAAGATCAACGACCGCGGCACGACGGTGTTTCTGACAACGCAGTATCTCGAAGAGGCGAACGAACTGTGTGACCGCCTCGCTATCCTTCAGGATGGCCAAATCACTCATACGGGGACCCCAGACGAACTCAAATCAGCCATCGGGACCGAGACGGTCACGCTAACACTGCAAGACCCCTCCGAGGCAAACCAACGCCGTGCGATGGATACCGTCCGTCGTCTCAGTACTCTCGACGCCGTGGCTATCGAACGGACCGCCGACGGCCTGACCATCGAAGCGGACAACGTTCGGTCGGTCACGAGCGACCTGTTCACCGAGCTGGCCGCGGCGACCATCACCATCACTGATTTCGACATCCAATCGCCGACGCTCGACGATGTCTTTCTCACGCTGGCTGGTGAGGACGACGTCGGGGCGAACGGCGCCGCAAGTGACGCGGTCCGTGCCCAGGAGGCGAGTCGATGA
- a CDS encoding type II toxin-antitoxin system HicA family toxin — MVRTTFSSDEVLKTLTKHGYVPVGGKGSHTTLRYENPDTGEIRTVTVPKADPIPTGTLQDIADQCGAEEFHEFCRWVDETA; from the coding sequence GTGGTTCGGACGACGTTCTCCTCTGACGAGGTGCTGAAGACACTGACCAAACACGGCTATGTCCCGGTCGGCGGAAAGGGAAGTCACACAACACTTCGGTATGAGAATCCCGACACTGGCGAGATTCGGACCGTGACGGTTCCGAAAGCCGATCCCATTCCCACTGGGACGCTCCAAGATATTGCCGACCAGTGCGGCGCCGAGGAGTTTCACGAGTTTTGCCGATGGGTCGACGAGACGGCGTGA
- a CDS encoding ABC transporter permease, translated as MSSVTDSPGSVDSDSAQRASGNSAVTDARISFKRWLVKTSRNPFVTFSSLVQPIIFFVLMAEVLGAIAGGAVSQSVQSGVSYVTYLTPAIIIQSALAAAAVSGIGLVDDMETGMFDKTLLSPMHRSAMFLGKMLSEVVRITVQTGIILGLGYLMLVLKPGASPEQYLQTGPVGILAMFAVTVIFGGVFMAYSNIIALVTRDREATVMIANLLTFPLLFISSAFVPLELLPNWIQAVAVANPITYGVDGIRALMLGQDVLSVFEVTAFTALWNTVIPAVAVLLGFNVALGGVAVSLLKRASKSEVQ; from the coding sequence ATGAGCTCCGTTACCGACAGTCCGGGCAGCGTCGACAGTGACTCGGCACAGCGGGCGTCGGGGAACAGCGCCGTAACCGACGCACGAATCAGCTTCAAGCGGTGGCTCGTCAAGACCTCGCGCAATCCCTTCGTGACCTTTTCTTCTCTGGTCCAGCCGATTATCTTCTTCGTCCTGATGGCCGAAGTCCTCGGTGCAATCGCCGGCGGCGCCGTGAGCCAGTCGGTACAGAGCGGCGTCTCGTACGTGACGTATCTCACGCCGGCGATAATCATCCAGTCGGCGCTGGCTGCCGCTGCTGTCTCCGGTATCGGACTGGTCGACGATATGGAGACGGGGATGTTCGATAAGACCCTGCTTTCCCCGATGCATCGAAGCGCGATGTTTCTCGGCAAAATGCTGTCGGAGGTGGTCCGAATCACCGTTCAGACAGGAATCATCCTCGGCCTCGGATACCTGATGTTGGTTCTCAAACCGGGCGCATCGCCGGAGCAGTATCTCCAGACCGGTCCGGTTGGTATCCTCGCTATGTTCGCCGTGACGGTGATATTCGGCGGCGTCTTCATGGCCTACTCCAATATTATCGCGCTCGTCACCCGCGACCGGGAAGCCACGGTGATGATTGCAAACCTCCTGACGTTCCCGCTACTGTTCATTTCCAGTGCGTTTGTCCCACTCGAACTGCTTCCAAACTGGATTCAAGCAGTCGCCGTCGCTAATCCGATCACCTACGGCGTCGACGGCATCCGAGCGCTCATGCTCGGCCAGGACGTGCTGTCGGTCTTCGAGGTGACGGCGTTCACCGCGCTCTGGAACACGGTCATTCCGGCTGTCGCTGTGCTTCTCGGGTTCAACGTCGCTCTGGGCGGCGTTGCCGTTTCGCTCCTCAAGCGAGCCTCAAAGTCGGAAGTCCAGTAA
- a CDS encoding class I SAM-dependent methyltransferase, with translation MESSNPHDPAGGQHRTHSEYTDQLQSARQHSKTSEEIAEAYADVADKLARWQELDRLFAGRYRHTQFEQANGRVLDVACGTGRNFRYLESAVEVVGIDISNAMLTHARDELDRLGLDGTVQQMDTQALKLPDDSFDTVISSFSTCTFPDPIAALHEMERVCTPEGEILLLEHSRSDVAPLAWLQDRRAESHYEKNGCRLNHEPRATVEAAGLTVENASTAFFGLVTAIDATLR, from the coding sequence ATGGAATCAAGCAATCCCCACGACCCGGCGGGCGGGCAGCATCGAACACACAGCGAATACACCGACCAATTGCAGTCGGCCCGGCAACACTCGAAGACGTCCGAGGAAATCGCCGAAGCGTACGCAGATGTGGCTGACAAACTCGCTCGGTGGCAGGAACTCGACCGGCTCTTCGCCGGTCGGTATCGTCACACCCAGTTCGAACAAGCTAACGGCCGAGTGCTCGATGTCGCCTGTGGCACCGGGCGGAACTTCCGCTATCTCGAGTCGGCGGTCGAGGTCGTCGGCATCGACATCAGCAACGCTATGCTCACCCACGCTCGCGACGAACTCGATAGACTCGGACTGGACGGGACTGTCCAGCAGATGGACACCCAGGCACTCAAACTCCCCGACGACAGCTTCGATACCGTCATCTCGTCGTTTTCGACGTGTACGTTCCCGGACCCAATTGCGGCGCTCCACGAGATGGAACGAGTCTGTACCCCAGAGGGCGAGATACTACTGCTCGAACATAGCCGCAGCGACGTTGCGCCGCTGGCTTGGCTCCAGGACCGGCGTGCAGAGTCCCACTACGAGAAGAACGGTTGCCGACTGAACCACGAGCCACGTGCGACCGTCGAGGCGGCCGGCCTCACGGTCGAAAACGCCTCGACGGCGTTTTTCGGTCTCGTCACTGCTATCGATGCGACGCTTCGGTGA
- a CDS encoding helix-turn-helix domain-containing protein — translation MGLVAEFEIDCEALPLAGVAAAVPDATLVLNMQFNHGNRPLFLVTVQGGSQTAVEKALTDAYDVGEWTLIGQAGDTSRYQVLPAFGLEEQLGEHLDDLDGLEALATADAIIERIAVVPGGWRQTGWFASRDAFSKFSSFWQQNAGFRLHRLTRDGESEPSGDGLTDRQHEALRIAYERGYFDIPRQASLEDVAEELGITPSSVSERLRRAQTQLIEETVATTWPPLPN, via the coding sequence ATGGGACTCGTCGCTGAGTTCGAGATCGATTGCGAGGCGTTACCGCTTGCTGGCGTGGCGGCAGCCGTTCCCGACGCGACACTTGTCCTCAACATGCAGTTCAACCACGGGAACCGGCCTCTGTTTCTCGTCACGGTCCAGGGCGGGTCACAGACGGCCGTCGAGAAGGCCCTCACGGACGCGTACGACGTGGGGGAGTGGACACTCATCGGTCAGGCCGGAGACACCAGCCGGTATCAGGTGCTCCCGGCGTTCGGTCTGGAGGAACAACTCGGTGAGCATCTCGACGATCTCGATGGTCTCGAAGCCCTCGCTACTGCCGACGCTATCATCGAACGGATAGCCGTAGTCCCAGGGGGATGGCGACAGACCGGTTGGTTCGCCAGCCGGGACGCGTTCAGCAAGTTCTCCTCGTTCTGGCAGCAAAACGCCGGTTTCCGGTTACATCGGCTCACCAGAGATGGCGAGTCAGAACCATCGGGTGATGGGCTCACCGACCGGCAACACGAGGCACTCCGAATCGCGTACGAGCGAGGCTATTTCGATATCCCGCGTCAGGCCTCCTTGGAAGATGTGGCCGAGGAACTGGGTATCACTCCCTCCTCAGTTTCTGAACGACTGCGGCGAGCGCAGACCCAGCTCATCGAGGAAACGGTCGCGACGACGTGGCCGCCCCTCCCGAACTGA
- the queC gene encoding 7-cyano-7-deazaguanine synthase QueC, whose protein sequence is MPQESRAVVLASGGMDSATAAAVAKKAGKDLHMLHTSYGQRTEAKELECAKAQADYFEATDFLHLTTDHLSKIGESSLTDNDVEVEDADLESEEVPSSYVPFRNSNLLSMAVSYAEANECGSVYIGAHSEDFSGYPDCRPQFFEAFQQVVDVGTKDETDISIEAPFTNWSKTDIAERGLELGVPYEHSWSCYRDEAPACGTCDACAFRLQAFQRIGEMDPIDYTERPDYVTQA, encoded by the coding sequence ATGCCACAAGAATCACGAGCGGTCGTACTTGCATCGGGTGGAATGGACAGCGCCACTGCTGCGGCAGTAGCGAAGAAAGCTGGCAAGGATTTGCACATGCTGCACACGTCCTATGGCCAGCGGACAGAGGCGAAAGAGTTGGAGTGTGCAAAAGCGCAGGCTGACTATTTTGAGGCGACGGACTTCCTGCACCTCACTACGGACCACCTCTCGAAAATCGGCGAGTCGAGTCTGACCGATAATGATGTCGAGGTTGAAGACGCCGATTTGGAAAGTGAGGAGGTGCCAAGTTCGTATGTCCCGTTCCGGAATTCGAATCTGCTCTCGATGGCAGTCTCCTATGCTGAAGCGAATGAGTGTGGTTCAGTGTACATTGGAGCGCACTCAGAGGACTTCTCGGGGTATCCCGACTGTCGACCACAATTCTTCGAGGCGTTCCAGCAAGTGGTTGATGTGGGGACGAAAGACGAGACTGACATTTCGATTGAAGCACCGTTTACTAACTGGTCGAAAACCGATATTGCTGAACGCGGTCTCGAACTCGGTGTCCCGTATGAGCACTCTTGGAGTTGCTATCGGGATGAAGCACCAGCCTGTGGTACCTGTGATGCATGCGCGTTCCGTCTACAGGCGTTTCAGCGAATTGGTGAGATGGATCCAATCGACTATACGGAGCGACCCGATTACGTCACTCAGGCTTAG
- a CDS encoding alcohol dehydrogenase catalytic domain-containing protein: MPTTATEQSVRTETRMKAVAATEYGGPEVLRLTTASKPTPVPDEVLIRVRASTVGPANSAMREGRPFLVRFFSGLRRPTAIPGDAFAGEIAAVGRDVTHFAVGDRVFGTTAPESGTHAEYVCVPEDSTLELTPTGVSDAEAAAVADNGLTAMLFLQDVANLQPGQSILINGASGGIGTFAVQLATNVGAKVTGVCSTRNVDLVRSLGADAVVMAAETTSTTGNETFNSSQTVWVDFENERTRIERDTGSSELITVRNESGSVTYNVEDNSVNRYDFSFNRTQNGISNLLRLVDENETTFEGQERLDGDETYRLSFEPDTSEMTIPGSVDITVWFDTETSLPKQIHMVAESSEFSINVTQEYQRMSVDEQLSDDRFTIDIPADAEGPDSVEVNAEDSDSVEVDATSYESLPALRNNTTQDVPSPELPEPYSFDRGHLVEDGDETSVILRYTNGANETLSVSQHSTTDFNYSESERFDAVEFGDRTGWYSEFNSNDTTVSMLAWDCGDSRYTLSGSLTESEATDTAKAITCE; encoded by the coding sequence ATGCCGACGACCGCCACCGAACAATCGGTCAGGACCGAAACGAGAATGAAAGCCGTCGCGGCCACAGAGTACGGCGGCCCGGAAGTCCTCCGACTCACCACGGCGTCGAAACCCACCCCGGTACCCGATGAGGTCCTAATCCGCGTCCGCGCGTCTACCGTTGGCCCGGCCAACTCGGCGATGCGCGAAGGCCGACCGTTCCTTGTCCGCTTCTTCAGCGGCCTTCGACGACCCACAGCCATTCCGGGTGACGCCTTCGCCGGAGAGATTGCGGCCGTCGGCAGGGACGTCACCCACTTCGCCGTCGGCGACCGGGTATTCGGTACGACTGCGCCCGAGTCTGGCACTCACGCCGAGTACGTCTGTGTCCCCGAGGATAGTACGCTCGAACTGACACCGACGGGGGTGAGCGACGCAGAGGCCGCCGCCGTCGCCGACAACGGCCTCACAGCGATGCTGTTCCTCCAAGACGTGGCCAATCTCCAGCCCGGTCAGTCTATCCTCATCAACGGTGCCTCGGGTGGCATCGGGACGTTCGCCGTCCAGCTCGCCACCAACGTCGGCGCCAAGGTCACCGGCGTCTGCAGCACCAGAAACGTAGATCTCGTGCGATCACTCGGCGCTGACGCGGTCGTGATGGCCGCTGAGACGACTAGCACGACCGGCAACGAGACGTTCAACTCGTCGCAGACCGTCTGGGTTGATTTCGAGAATGAGCGTACCCGTATTGAGCGTGACACCGGGTCCAGCGAGCTAATTACTGTCCGCAACGAAAGCGGCTCGGTGACCTACAACGTCGAGGACAACTCGGTCAACCGGTACGACTTCTCGTTCAACCGCACGCAAAATGGAATATCCAATCTGCTCCGTCTGGTCGACGAGAACGAGACCACGTTCGAGGGGCAGGAACGTCTCGACGGTGATGAGACGTACCGGCTCTCCTTCGAACCGGACACGAGTGAAATGACCATTCCGGGCTCGGTTGACATCACCGTGTGGTTCGACACGGAGACGTCCCTCCCGAAACAGATTCACATGGTCGCCGAGTCCAGCGAGTTCAGCATCAACGTCACGCAGGAGTACCAGCGTATGAGCGTAGACGAGCAACTCTCTGACGACCGGTTCACCATCGATATCCCAGCCGACGCCGAGGGCCCCGACAGCGTTGAGGTCAATGCTGAGGACTCAGACAGCGTCGAAGTCGATGCGACAAGCTACGAGTCGCTACCCGCCCTCCGAAACAACACGACGCAAGACGTTCCGTCGCCTGAACTGCCAGAGCCCTACAGCTTCGACCGCGGACACCTAGTCGAGGACGGTGACGAAACGTCGGTCATACTCCGGTACACGAACGGAGCAAACGAGACGCTGAGTGTCTCCCAGCACTCTACGACCGACTTCAACTACAGCGAAAGCGAGCGGTTCGACGCCGTTGAGTTCGGTGACCGAACCGGGTGGTACAGCGAGTTCAACAGCAACGACACAACGGTGTCGATGCTCGCCTGGGACTGTGGTGACAGCCGGTACACTCTTTCGGGCTCTTTGACTGAGTCCGAGGCGACCGATACTGCCAAGGCCATCACCTGTGAGTGA